A genomic region of Deltaproteobacteria bacterium contains the following coding sequences:
- a CDS encoding Ppx/GppA family phosphatase: MPLPRAAAIDIGTNSVLLLVAERGPGGPLRAVREEVRITRLGQGVDRTGSLAPEAIARTLASVGDYARILDELGVERRAALGTAALRDAQNGAAFLGPAQRVLGCEVEVISGEREASLVLSAVRSAFGGLPDRTLVLDVGGGSTELILAEADRLLDLTSLQLGSVRLTERHVRHDPPTPDELRAVAADVARSLATLPATFSSPPARLIGVAGTVTTLATVELGLARYDADRVNGCVLSREQVAGVIDRLAALPLVERRGVIGLEPARADVIVAGALIVKTVAEHFGLSAVTVSDRGVRWGRAAELLPPEI, from the coding sequence GTGCCCCTCCCGCGGGCCGCGGCGATCGACATCGGTACCAACTCGGTGCTCCTCCTGGTCGCCGAGCGCGGCCCGGGCGGGCCTCTACGCGCCGTGCGAGAGGAGGTCCGCATCACGCGCCTCGGCCAGGGGGTGGACCGCACGGGCTCCCTGGCTCCCGAGGCCATCGCGCGCACCCTCGCCTCGGTCGGCGACTACGCGCGCATCCTCGACGAGCTCGGGGTCGAGCGCCGCGCCGCGCTCGGCACCGCGGCGCTCCGGGACGCGCAGAACGGGGCGGCGTTCCTGGGCCCGGCGCAGCGCGTTCTCGGCTGCGAGGTGGAGGTGATCAGCGGCGAGCGCGAGGCCTCGCTGGTCCTCTCTGCCGTGCGGAGCGCCTTCGGCGGGCTCCCCGACCGCACTCTGGTGCTCGACGTCGGAGGGGGCTCGACCGAGCTCATCCTCGCCGAGGCGGACCGACTCCTCGACCTGACGAGCCTGCAGCTCGGCAGCGTGCGCCTGACGGAGCGGCACGTCCGCCACGACCCCCCGACCCCCGACGAGCTCCGCGCCGTGGCCGCCGACGTGGCGCGCTCGCTCGCGACCCTGCCCGCGACCTTCTCGTCCCCCCCTGCGCGTCTCATCGGCGTGGCCGGCACCGTCACCACGCTGGCCACGGTAGAGCTCGGCCTCGCCCGCTACGACGCCGATCGGGTGAACGGGTGCGTGCTGTCGCGCGAGCAGGTGGCCGGCGTCATCGACCGCCTCGCCGCCCTCCCCCTCGTCGAGCGTCGCGGCGTGATCGGCCTCGAGCCGGCGCGGGCCGACGTGATCGTGGCCGGCGCGCTCATCGTGAAGACCGTGGCGGAGCACTTCGGACTGAGCGCCGTAACCGTCTCCGACCGCGGCGTCCGGTGGGGACGCGCCGCCGAGCTGCTGCCCCCTGAGATCTAG
- the lon gene encoding endopeptidase La, which produces MLSEPRELEVALPARVVVLPAEEVLFPSLVLPITVPKGEQKALLALTGPTGLVGVALRSDAVHAAATTAAPGEAEKPELQPGLFDVGCIGRILRNARLPGRRHGLMVAGVRRMHVTRYERVQGWLMAEVTYPEERIRSPKRVEALMRNVRSAVAELTGLSRWTPEDIGRAAAELDEPGQLADFVAASLALPIEERQALLATLLVDERLRRILGLLARETDLARLGQKVQEEIQQNVEKSQRETYLREQLREIRRELGEEVDEKELELERFAKRLDELPEAVQERGRRELAKAQLLPADSSEYHMLRTYLDWLVELPWTARTEDCQDIRKAARQLERSHFGLKEVKQRIIEFLAVRKLNPRRGGAILCLLGPPGVGKTSLGQAIADALGRRFYRIALGGMRDEAEIRGHRITYVGAMPGRILQALRRVQVQNPVFMLDEVDKVGADWRSDPTHALLELLDPVQNHAFVDNYLDLPFDLSSVLFVATANVEEQIPEALRDRMEFIRLAGYVESEKQAIAARYLLPRQRQQNGLEARHLRLGRKMTRQVIEEYTQEAGVRELERQIGHLCRKLAAEIVLRRRNADDTLEIRKEHLERYLGPRRFARDPDFRGRRPGVALGLAWTPHGGCLLLVESVLVPGKGRLKLTGLVGKVMNESAAIALSHVRANAVQYGIDPRLLARHDVHIHIPEGAVAKDGPSAGITLATALISLLRRRGRGQQLRQNVAMTGELTLTGAVLPVGGIKEKVIAAQRAGLRTLILPADNSPDLLAIEPHLRRGLTVLCARTMTEVVEVALPKVTLETAAVPLRAVP; this is translated from the coding sequence ATGCTGTCTGAGCCCCGGGAACTCGAGGTCGCGCTTCCCGCGCGCGTGGTGGTCCTTCCGGCCGAGGAGGTGCTCTTTCCCTCGCTGGTCTTGCCGATCACGGTGCCGAAGGGGGAGCAGAAGGCGCTGCTGGCCCTCACCGGCCCCACGGGGCTCGTGGGCGTGGCCCTCCGAAGCGACGCGGTCCACGCGGCCGCGACGACCGCGGCACCGGGGGAGGCGGAGAAGCCAGAGCTCCAGCCCGGCCTCTTCGACGTGGGCTGCATCGGGCGGATCCTGCGCAACGCGCGGCTGCCGGGGCGACGGCATGGCCTGATGGTGGCGGGCGTGCGGCGCATGCACGTCACGCGCTACGAGCGGGTCCAGGGCTGGCTCATGGCGGAGGTGACCTACCCCGAGGAGCGCATCCGCAGCCCCAAGCGCGTCGAGGCGCTGATGCGCAACGTGCGCTCGGCGGTCGCCGAGCTGACGGGCCTCTCCCGCTGGACCCCCGAGGACATCGGCCGCGCTGCCGCCGAGCTGGACGAGCCGGGACAGCTCGCGGACTTCGTGGCGGCGAGCCTCGCGCTTCCCATCGAGGAGCGTCAGGCGCTCCTGGCCACCCTCCTCGTGGACGAGCGGCTGCGGCGTATCCTCGGGCTGCTCGCGCGCGAGACCGACCTCGCCCGGCTCGGCCAGAAGGTCCAGGAGGAGATCCAGCAGAACGTCGAGAAGAGCCAGCGCGAGACCTACCTGCGCGAACAGCTGCGCGAGATCCGGCGCGAGCTGGGCGAGGAGGTAGACGAGAAGGAGCTCGAGCTCGAGCGCTTCGCGAAGCGCCTCGACGAGCTGCCCGAGGCGGTTCAGGAGCGCGGGCGGCGAGAGCTGGCCAAGGCCCAGCTGCTCCCGGCGGACTCGAGCGAGTACCACATGCTCCGCACCTACCTCGACTGGCTCGTGGAGCTCCCGTGGACCGCGCGGACCGAGGACTGCCAGGACATCCGCAAGGCGGCGCGCCAGCTCGAGCGCTCGCACTTCGGCCTGAAGGAGGTCAAGCAGCGCATCATCGAGTTCCTCGCCGTGCGCAAGCTGAACCCGCGACGCGGAGGAGCCATCCTCTGCCTCCTCGGGCCTCCCGGGGTGGGGAAGACCTCGCTCGGGCAGGCCATCGCCGACGCGCTCGGGCGACGGTTCTACCGCATCGCCCTCGGCGGCATGCGCGACGAGGCCGAGATCCGCGGCCACCGCATCACCTACGTGGGGGCCATGCCCGGGCGCATCCTGCAGGCGCTGCGACGGGTGCAGGTCCAGAACCCGGTCTTCATGCTGGACGAGGTGGACAAGGTGGGCGCCGACTGGCGCAGCGATCCGACGCACGCGCTGCTCGAGCTCCTCGACCCGGTGCAGAACCACGCCTTCGTGGACAACTACCTGGACCTCCCCTTCGACCTCTCGTCGGTGCTCTTCGTGGCCACGGCCAACGTGGAGGAGCAGATCCCCGAGGCGCTGCGCGACCGGATGGAGTTCATTCGCCTCGCCGGGTACGTGGAATCCGAGAAGCAGGCCATCGCCGCCCGGTATCTGCTCCCGCGCCAGCGCCAGCAAAACGGCCTCGAGGCGCGCCACCTGCGCCTCGGACGGAAGATGACCCGCCAGGTCATCGAGGAGTACACGCAGGAGGCCGGCGTGCGCGAGCTGGAGCGCCAGATCGGGCACCTCTGTCGCAAGCTGGCGGCAGAGATCGTGCTGCGGCGCCGGAACGCCGACGACACGCTCGAGATCCGCAAGGAACACCTCGAGCGCTACCTCGGCCCGCGGCGCTTCGCGCGCGACCCGGACTTCCGAGGACGACGACCGGGCGTGGCGCTCGGCCTGGCCTGGACCCCGCACGGGGGGTGCTTGCTGCTCGTCGAGAGCGTGCTCGTCCCGGGCAAGGGTCGCCTGAAGCTGACCGGCCTCGTCGGAAAAGTCATGAACGAGTCGGCCGCCATCGCGCTCTCGCACGTGCGGGCGAACGCGGTGCAGTACGGCATCGACCCGCGGCTCCTCGCCCGCCACGACGTGCACATTCACATCCCCGAGGGGGCGGTGGCCAAGGACGGCCCCTCGGCGGGCATCACGCTCGCCACGGCCCTCATCTCGCTACTCCGTCGGCGCGGGCGCGGGCAGCAGCTCCGGCAGAACGTGGCCATGACCGGGGAGCTGACCCTCACCGGCGCCGTGCTCCCCGTGGGGGGCATCAAGGAGAAGGTCATCGCCGCGCAGCGGGCCGGGCTGCGCACGCTGATCCTGCCGGCCGACAACAGCCCCGACCTGCTCGCCATCGAGCCGCACCTGCGGCGCGGCCTCACCGTGCTCTGCGCGCGCACCATGACCGAGGTGGTGGAGGTCGCGCTCCCCAAGGTCACGCTCGAGACCGCCGCCGTCCCGCTCCGCGCCGTGCCGTAG
- a CDS encoding thiolase domain-containing protein (Catalyzes the synthesis of acetoacetyl coenzyme A from two molecules of acetyl coenzyme A. It can also act as a thiolase, catalyzing the reverse reaction and generating two-carbon units from the four-carbon product of fatty acid oxidation), which produces MRKVFVAGGAHTKYIGKFHPDFVWKGHPEFGKRENPDLEWYIKEAALGALAATHAAAVAVDKAFVGNFAGELFDNQGHAGALLAGADPDLGGKPIARVEGACASGGLAVACGVDAIRAGAEVVLVVGAEIQTTQNAKVGADYLARAAHYKTQRAIDPFTFPCLFARRAKAVMAETETTMEDCARTAVKAYANANRNSFAHMHTVKMGLAQANTASDANPLFISNPEYKEYLRVSDCSQVSDGGSALLLCSEEGLKRIGRKAADCAELLACEVATASLRAEPPPLRMENTAAAAARAYAAAGVKPHQVQVAEVHDCFTITELLMYEALGFAEQGKGARLVREGKTELGGTLPVNTGGGLVAFGHPVGATGIKQVLELYRQMKGQCGDYQLKTAPTLGLSANMGGDDRTAVVCVLRNV; this is translated from the coding sequence ATGCGCAAGGTCTTCGTCGCGGGTGGGGCCCACACCAAGTACATCGGGAAGTTCCATCCGGACTTCGTCTGGAAGGGCCACCCCGAGTTCGGCAAGCGAGAGAACCCCGACCTGGAGTGGTACATCAAGGAGGCGGCCCTCGGCGCGCTGGCGGCGACGCACGCCGCGGCGGTGGCAGTGGACAAGGCCTTCGTCGGGAATTTCGCGGGCGAGCTCTTCGACAACCAGGGCCACGCGGGGGCGCTCCTCGCCGGGGCCGACCCCGATCTGGGCGGCAAGCCGATCGCACGGGTCGAGGGAGCCTGCGCGTCGGGGGGCCTGGCCGTGGCCTGCGGGGTGGACGCCATCCGCGCCGGCGCCGAGGTCGTGCTCGTGGTGGGGGCGGAGATCCAGACCACGCAGAACGCCAAGGTCGGAGCCGACTACCTGGCGCGTGCCGCGCACTACAAGACCCAGCGCGCGATCGACCCCTTCACCTTCCCGTGCCTCTTCGCGCGCCGGGCCAAGGCCGTGATGGCGGAGACCGAGACCACCATGGAGGACTGCGCGCGGACCGCCGTGAAGGCCTACGCCAACGCAAACCGCAATTCTTTCGCTCATATGCATACTGTGAAGATGGGCCTCGCGCAGGCCAACACCGCCTCGGACGCGAATCCCCTCTTCATCTCGAACCCCGAATACAAGGAGTACCTCCGGGTCTCCGACTGCTCGCAGGTCTCCGACGGCGGCTCCGCGCTCTTGCTCTGCTCCGAGGAGGGGTTGAAGCGCATCGGCCGCAAGGCCGCGGATTGCGCGGAACTTCTCGCCTGCGAGGTGGCCACCGCCTCACTGCGCGCCGAGCCCCCGCCACTGCGCATGGAGAACACGGCCGCGGCCGCAGCCCGGGCCTACGCCGCCGCGGGGGTGAAGCCCCATCAGGTGCAGGTCGCGGAGGTCCACGACTGCTTCACCATCACCGAGCTCCTCATGTACGAGGCCCTGGGCTTCGCCGAGCAGGGCAAGGGGGCGCGGCTGGTCCGCGAGGGCAAGACGGAGCTCGGCGGGACGCTCCCCGTGAACACGGGCGGCGGCCTGGTGGCCTTCGGTCATCCCGTCGGTGCGACGGGGATCAAGCAGGTGCTGGAGCTCTACCGCCAGATGAAGGGCCAGTGCGGGGACTATCAGCTGAAGACCGCCCCCACCCTGGGCCTGAGCGCCAACATGGGCGGGGACGACCGCACCGCCGTCGTCTGCGTGCTCCGAAACGTCTAG